The window AGACTCCTGTCAAGCACTCACGGATCGGAGCAGCTCATGCCACAGCTCGTCGTCTACGCGACCGACACGATGGCCGATTGGGAGTACGCCTACCTCACGACCGAACTCGCCCGCGCGGCCGCACGTCCCGGCTCGGACCTGCGTCTCGTGTTCGCGGGCGACGGCACCGCCCAGGTCACCTCGCTCGGCCGCCTCCCCATCACGCCCGACATCGACCTCGACGACGTCGACGCCGCCGACACGATCGCGTTCGTCGCGCCCGGCGGCGAGACGTACGGCGCCGGCCACGAGCGCATGCTCGCGACCGCCCGCCGCCTGCTCGACGCGGACGTCCCCGTCGCGGCGATCTGCGGTGCGACGCTCGCGTTCGCGCGCGACGGGCTCCTCGACGAGCGCGCCCACACGAGCAACGCCCGCGTGTTCCTCGATCAGTCCGGCTACGCGGGCGGCGCGAACTACCGGGACGAGGACGTCGTGACCGACGGCGGCATCACGACCGCGAGCGGCACGCGCCCCGTCCCGTTCACGGCCGAGGTGCTCGAACGCGCGGGCGTGTTCGCCCCCGAGCACGCCGACGCGTGGCTGCGCGTGAACCGCGACAACGACGAACAGGCGTTCTACCGACTCGTGGAGATCGAAGGTGCCCTCGAGGACGCCTGAGGGCGACGCGCTCACCGCGCTCGTCCTCCCCGCCTTCGAACTGGGCGGCGAATTCCTCGCCGCGGCCGAGCGCATCACGGCGGGCCACGAACTGACGCCCGCCCTGTGGCAGGTGCTCGGCGCCGTGCTCGACGAGCCGTTGCCGGTCGCCGAGATCGCCCGTCGCGTGGGGCTCGGCCTCGCGCGGCAGAGCGTCCAGCGATCCGCGAACCTCCTCGTCGAGCGCGGCTGGGCGCGATGGTCGGACAATCCGCGCCACCGCCGCGCGAAGCTCCTCGCGCCGACCGATGCTGGTCTCGCGGCGCTCCACGACTTCCGCGCGCGGCAGCACACGTGGGCCGATGCGGTGGGTGCCGAGGTCGGGCTCGACGACCTCCGCGAGCTCGACCGGCTGCTGCGCCTCGTCGCCGCGGCCTCGCGGCGCGTGCGCGGTGAGGACGACGCTGACGTGGCCGACGCCGAGGTGCCGCCGCACCCCTGAACGCGCTCGGGACCGGCGATCGCTCCGCGGCCCACCGGCGGTCATCGCCGTTCCCCGGACGGGGATACCCTGACCCGATGGGATCGATCGACGACGAACGGAAACGCCTCACCCGGATGCCCCCGCAGGGGGCGATCGTCGCCGTCCTCGCACTCGCCGGCCTGTGCTCCTCGTTCATGTTCACGCTCGTCGTGCCGATCCAGTCGAAGCTGCCCGAGCTGCTGCAGGCACCGCGTGAGGACACCGCGTGGGTCGTCACGGCGACACTCCTCGCCGCCGCCGTCATCACGCCCATCGCGGGGCGGCTCGGCGACATGTACGGCAAGCGCCGCATCGTGCTCGCGCTCATCGCGATCATGGTCGTGGGCTCGGTCGTCGCCGCCGTGTCGCACGGCATCATCGGCATCATCGTGGGCCGCACGCTGCAGGGGGCGATCGTCGGCGTCGTGCCGCTCGGCATCTCGATCCTCCGCGACGTGCTCCACGAACGGCGCATCGACTCGGCCATCGCGCTCATCAGCGCGACGCTCGGCGTGGGCGGTGCGATCGGCCTGCCGATCAGCGCGCTCATCACCGAGCGCAGCGACTGGCACGTCCTGTTCTGGGTCGCAGCTTCACTCGGCGCGGTCGTGTTCGGCCTCGTGCTGTGGATCGTGCCCGTGAGCGTGCTGTGCACCGCCGGCCGCTTCGATTTCGTCGGTGCCGCCGGTCTCACGGTCGGTCTCGTCGGTGTGTTGCTCGCGTTCTCTCGCGGCAACGAGTGGGGCTGGCTGTCGGCCCCGGTGCTCGCGCTCGGGATCGGCGGACTGCTCGTGCTCGTCCTGTGGGGCTGGTTCGAACTGCGCATCACCGACCCGCTCCTCGATCTGCGCGTCGCCGCACGACGTCCCGTGCTGCTCACGAACCTCGCGTCGCTCGCGATGGGCTTCGCGCTGTTCGCCTCGAACGTCATCTACCCGCAGATGCTCGAGCTGCCCGTCGAGAGCGGCTCCGGCTTCGGCCTCTCGCTGCTCGCCGCGAGCCTCGTCGTCATGCCGTCGGGGCTCGTGATGATGGTGCTGTCCCCGCTCTCCGGCCGACTCTCGAACCTGTTCGGGCCACGCCTGCTGCTCCTCCTCGGCGCGATCTCGCTCATCGCGGCGTACGCGTTCACGATCGCGTGGCACTCGGCGGTGTGGCACCTCGTCGTCGCGAACGTGCTCGTCGGGTTCGGCATCGGCTTCGGCTACGCGGCGATGCCGATGCTCATCATGCGCTCGGTGCCGGCGAACGAGACGGGCGCCTCGAACGGACTCAACGCCCTCTTCCGCTCGCTCGGGACGAGCATCGCGTCCGCGATCGTCGGCGCGGTGCTCGCGACCGGCTCCGTCACCTTCGGCGGCGCGCAGATCCCGACGCCCGACGCGTTCCTCGTCTCGTTCGTCCTCGGTGGCGCGGCCGCCGTGCTCGCGCTCATCGTCGCCCTGTTCATCCCGCGCGGTCCGACGGTCGAGGAGCCGCGGCCGTCGCTCCCGACCGGCCCGCTCCCCCGCATCGACTGACGCGCGACACCCCACACACCGGTGACGCGCGGTCGACCAGGACGCGCGTCGACCAGGGCCGGGCGCCGCGCCCGCGTGGCACGATCGACGCATGCACGAGCCCGACCACGGCCACCTCCCACCCGTCGAGTTCGCGTTCCCCGGGCCGCTCCGGGATGCGCTCGTCGCCGCGATCCTCGACGGCGGGAAGACGAGCACATCGGCACTCCTCGCCGAGTACATGCAGGAGGGAGCGCCCCTCCCGGCGCCGGGAACACGCGGTGTGGTGCTCGATTCCGACGGGAACGGGGTGGCGGTGATCGAGACGACGGACGTCGATGTCGTCCGGCTCGGCGACGTCCCGCTCCGGCACGCGATCGACGAGGGCGAGGGATTCCGCTCCGTCGCGGAGTGGCGCGATGCGCACCTCGGGTTCTCGCGTTCCCCCGAGCTCGTCGAGGCGCTGCCCGGTCTCGTGGTCGACGACGACACACTCGTCGTGCTCGAGCGGTTCGGGGTCGTCGATGTGCGCGTCGACGCCCCGCGTGTCCTCGACCAGCGCCTCGACACCCCGCACGCCGACACCGCGCACGCCGACACGATTCGACACCCGGGGGACGCCGAGCGCCCCGGCGCTCGCGACGCGGGCACGGGCACCGACGACGGGGCCGCCCGCACCCCGTGATCACGGGGTGCGGGCGGCCGGTGCCTGCGCGATCAGCTCGTCGCGGCCGCCGCGGGGTCGACGAGAATGCGATTCAGCACGTCGTCCACCGTGACCACGCCGACGGGTGCCTCCGGTGTGCCGACGATCGCGAGCTGGGCCCGCGAAGCACGCATCGTGGCCGTCGCCTCGTAGACGGGCACATCCGGCGCGAGCGCGAGCACGGGGCGCACGACCGTGTCGAGCGGCGCGTCGTCGGGCAGCACGAGCGTGTCCCGCACGTGCACGATGCCCGAGATGCGCTCGCCGTCGTGCACGAGGATGCGCAGGTGCGTCGATTCGCGTGAGGCACGCTGCACGTCCGCGACGGTCGCCGAGGCCGACACCTGCACGGGGACGGAACCCGCGGGCACGAGGTCCGCCACCGTGAGGCGTTCGAGCTGCAGCGCACCTTTCAACTGCGCCGTGAAGCGCACGTCGAGCGCCCCCACGTTCGCCGAGTGCTCGACGAGGTGCCGCAGGTCGTCGGTCGTCTGGCCCGTCGCGACCTCGTTGCGCGGCGTGACGCCCACGAGACGCAGGCACCAGTTCGCCGCCTTGTTGAGCGCGAGAAGCAGCGGCCTCGTGAACCACATGAAGATGCGCATCGGCACGGCGAGCAGCGTCGCCGAGCTCTCGGGATTCGCGATCGCCCACGACTTCGGCGCCATCTCGCCGACGACGAGGTGCAGGAACGTCACGACGAACAGCGCGAGCACGAACGACACGACGTCGGCCGGTACGGTCGGCACCCCCATCGCCTCGAGCGGCAGGAGCAGCCAGTGGTGCACGGCGGGCTTCGTGATCGCGCCGAGCGCGAGCGTGCACGCCGTGATGCCGAGCTGGGATCCCGCGAGCAGCACGGTCAGCTCGGCGGAGCTGCGCAGTGCGGCACGCGCCGCACGGCTCGTGGCCGCGGCCTCCTCCAAGCGGTGACGCTTCGCCGCGAGCAGCGCGAACTCGACGGCGACGAAGAACGCGCTCAGCACGATGAGCAGGGCCGTGATCGGCAGCACGATGATCGGATCGTAGGTCACGCGCGTTCCTCCGTCGGTGCCGCCACGGGATAGGGCTCGGCCTCGTCGCGCGCGTTCTCGGCGCCGTCCGTGTCCTCGTCGTCCTCGTCGCGCGTCTCGATGTGCACCCGCACGAGCGCGGGCACGTGCCGGTCGACCTCGAGCACCCGAAGGGTCATGACGCGCTCGACCGGATCACCCGGCTCGGCGAGATCGGCCGGGTCGAGCGGCAGCGCGACCTCGACCTCCTGCCCCGTCGTCGGCAGGTCACCGATCTCGGCGATCGCGAGGCCCGCGAGCGTCTCGTAGTCACCGCGCGGCAGGTCGTACCCGAGCACCCGCTCGGCCTCGTCGAGGTGCAGCGTGCCGGGGATGTTCCAGTCCCCGTCCGGCTGCTGCACGGGCACGAGCTCGCCGTCCGGGTCGTGCTCGTCGCGCAACTCGCCGACGAGCTCCTCAGCGAGGTCCTCGAGCGTGAGGACGCCCGCGAACCCGCCGTACTCGTCGACGACGCACGCGAGCTCGGCACCCTTCTCGCGCAATCGCGCGAGCGCGTCCGGCAACGCCGTCGTCGCGGCGAGGAACACGGCGGGCCGCATGATCTCCGTAACGGGGCGATCCTGCGCCTCGGGCGGCGTGCCGAGCACGTCGAGCAACTGGACGACGCCGGTCACGTCACCCTGCTCGTCGAGGATCGGGTACCTGGTGTGGCCCGTGCTCATGAGCTCGCGAACCGTCGCGACGCTCGTCGTCCCGGGCACCGTGTCGACGTGCGGAGCGGGGATCATCGCGTGCTCGGCGTCGTGCTCGGGGAAGTCGATGATGCGGTCGAGCAGCACCGAGAGATCGGCCGGGAGCGTGCCCGTCACCTGCGAGTCGGCGACGATGTGCTCGAGGTCGAGGCGGCTCGCCGCGTGCTCGACGTCATGCACGGGCTCGATCCGCACGGTGCGCAGCAGGAGGTTCGAGGCACGGTCGAAGACCGCGATGAGCCATCCGAAGCACGCGAGGTAGATGTTCGTGGAGCGCGCGAGCCACAGCGCGACGCCCTCGGGACGTGCGATCGCGAGGTTCTTCGGGAACAGCTCGCCGAACAGCATCTGCACGATCGTCGAGAAGACGAGCGCGATGACCGTCCCGATCGCGATGCCGACGCCGGCGGGCAGGACGTCGCCGGTGGCCTCACCGATCGCCTCGCCGATGAGCGGTTCGGCGACGAAACCGACCAGCAGCCCCGTGATCGTGATGCCCAGCTGGGCGCCCGAGAGCATGAAGGACGTGCGGTTCGTCACCTTGAGGGCACGCTTCGCGGCCGCGTCACCAGCGGCGGCGCGGGCGTTGAGCCGCGAGCGATCGACCGCCATGTAGGCGAACTCCTGCGCGACGAAATAACCGGTGAGAGCGGTGATGACGAGCACCACGACGACACCGATGAGGAGCGAGACGATCCAGGACACTTACTTCCCCCTCTCCGAGCGCGATGCGGACGGAGGGGGGTCGGTACTTCCAGGTGCCATGTGCGGCGGTCACCCTTTCAGGAGCTCGGGGTATGGAATGGAACGGAACTCTACCGGAAACGGGTGACGCGGCGACCCCGAATCCGCTTCGGGCTCAGGAGCGATCGACGTCGGGGGTGGCTGCCGCACCTCCGCCGTCGCCGGGCGTCGTCTCGGGCCGCTTGTCGAGCGAGGGGCCGGAGGCCGTTGCGCCGCGATCGGTGAGCTGCATCGCGACGCGCTCCTCGAGCCGCTCGACCGCGCCGTCGGAGAGCACGATGAGCCCTTCGAGCTCCTGACGCGCGCGACGGTAGGCGAGGTTGCGCTCGGCTCGCGTCGCGCTCTGATCGAGCGCGACCTGCAGCAACTGCCGGGCGGTGTCGAGTCGCCGCCGCTCGGCGGGCGTGAACGCGGCGTCACGAAGTCGGCGGGCCTCCTGCTCCGCCGTCTCGAACGCGATCGCGAAGTCGTGCACCGCGTCGCGGTAGGCCTCGAAGTCGGCGTCGTCCATGCGCACCTGCGCCGAGTCGGGGCGCAGCTCGTCGGCGCGCCGCTTCGCCCGGTGGAACGCGGAGGTGAGCGGTTGGCGCACATCGGTCATGGCGGGGAACGCGATGACCTTCGCGACGTCGAGCTCGTAGTCGAGCCATCGCCGCGTGATCTCGTCGTGCTCGGCGAACAGGCGCGTGAGCC is drawn from Pseudoclavibacter chungangensis and contains these coding sequences:
- a CDS encoding DJ-1/PfpI family protein — its product is MPQLVVYATDTMADWEYAYLTTELARAAARPGSDLRLVFAGDGTAQVTSLGRLPITPDIDLDDVDAADTIAFVAPGGETYGAGHERMLATARRLLDADVPVAAICGATLAFARDGLLDERAHTSNARVFLDQSGYAGGANYRDEDVVTDGGITTASGTRPVPFTAEVLERAGVFAPEHADAWLRVNRDNDEQAFYRLVEIEGALEDA
- a CDS encoding MarR family winged helix-turn-helix transcriptional regulator, with translation MPSRTPEGDALTALVLPAFELGGEFLAAAERITAGHELTPALWQVLGAVLDEPLPVAEIARRVGLGLARQSVQRSANLLVERGWARWSDNPRHRRAKLLAPTDAGLAALHDFRARQHTWADAVGAEVGLDDLRELDRLLRLVAAASRRVRGEDDADVADAEVPPHP
- a CDS encoding MFS transporter produces the protein MPPQGAIVAVLALAGLCSSFMFTLVVPIQSKLPELLQAPREDTAWVVTATLLAAAVITPIAGRLGDMYGKRRIVLALIAIMVVGSVVAAVSHGIIGIIVGRTLQGAIVGVVPLGISILRDVLHERRIDSAIALISATLGVGGAIGLPISALITERSDWHVLFWVAASLGAVVFGLVLWIVPVSVLCTAGRFDFVGAAGLTVGLVGVLLAFSRGNEWGWLSAPVLALGIGGLLVLVLWGWFELRITDPLLDLRVAARRPVLLTNLASLAMGFALFASNVIYPQMLELPVESGSGFGLSLLAASLVVMPSGLVMMVLSPLSGRLSNLFGPRLLLLLGAISLIAAYAFTIAWHSAVWHLVVANVLVGFGIGFGYAAMPMLIMRSVPANETGASNGLNALFRSLGTSIASAIVGAVLATGSVTFGGAQIPTPDAFLVSFVLGGAAAVLALIVALFIPRGPTVEEPRPSLPTGPLPRID
- a CDS encoding ASCH domain-containing protein; this translates as MHEPDHGHLPPVEFAFPGPLRDALVAAILDGGKTSTSALLAEYMQEGAPLPAPGTRGVVLDSDGNGVAVIETTDVDVVRLGDVPLRHAIDEGEGFRSVAEWRDAHLGFSRSPELVEALPGLVVDDDTLVVLERFGVVDVRVDAPRVLDQRLDTPHADTAHADTIRHPGDAERPGARDAGTGTDDGAARTP
- a CDS encoding CNNM domain-containing protein, which codes for MTYDPIIVLPITALLIVLSAFFVAVEFALLAAKRHRLEEAAATSRAARAALRSSAELTVLLAGSQLGITACTLALGAITKPAVHHWLLLPLEAMGVPTVPADVVSFVLALFVVTFLHLVVGEMAPKSWAIANPESSATLLAVPMRIFMWFTRPLLLALNKAANWCLRLVGVTPRNEVATGQTTDDLRHLVEHSANVGALDVRFTAQLKGALQLERLTVADLVPAGSVPVQVSASATVADVQRASRESTHLRILVHDGERISGIVHVRDTLVLPDDAPLDTVVRPVLALAPDVPVYEATATMRASRAQLAIVGTPEAPVGVVTVDDVLNRILVDPAAAATS
- a CDS encoding hemolysin family protein → MSWIVSLLIGVVVVLVITALTGYFVAQEFAYMAVDRSRLNARAAAGDAAAKRALKVTNRTSFMLSGAQLGITITGLLVGFVAEPLIGEAIGEATGDVLPAGVGIAIGTVIALVFSTIVQMLFGELFPKNLAIARPEGVALWLARSTNIYLACFGWLIAVFDRASNLLLRTVRIEPVHDVEHAASRLDLEHIVADSQVTGTLPADLSVLLDRIIDFPEHDAEHAMIPAPHVDTVPGTTSVATVRELMSTGHTRYPILDEQGDVTGVVQLLDVLGTPPEAQDRPVTEIMRPAVFLAATTALPDALARLREKGAELACVVDEYGGFAGVLTLEDLAEELVGELRDEHDPDGELVPVQQPDGDWNIPGTLHLDEAERVLGYDLPRGDYETLAGLAIAEIGDLPTTGQEVEVALPLDPADLAEPGDPVERVMTLRVLEVDRHVPALVRVHIETRDEDDEDTDGAENARDEAEPYPVAAPTEERA